A stretch of the Ictidomys tridecemlineatus isolate mIctTri1 chromosome 5, mIctTri1.hap1, whole genome shotgun sequence genome encodes the following:
- the Rnase10 gene encoding inactive ribonuclease-like protein 10: MKLTLVQIFFMLLLLLLGLGLGLGLGLHMAAAVLEDTDQPLNQFWSSDSQDKVETTEEGKGTQATESLVLSNKGTEQPDSPEETFSSEDEVGGNKVLRDKTFLRSNQEDFRLSLEARECNSMMANKVKEHNRSCIFEYTFIHEEVNTVRAVCSSPVVPCDLKGIKCHRSPRPFDLTFCKLSKSGQLTPNCNYLTFILERVIVITCNGMNLRLTSIQ, encoded by the coding sequence ATGAAGCTGACTCTGGTACAAATCTTTttcatgctgctgctgctgctgctgggcctggggctgggcctgggtctGGGGCTTCACATGGCCGCAGCAGTCCTGGAGGATACTGATCAGCCACTGAACCAGTTTTGGTCCAGTGACTCACAGGACAAAGTCGAGACCACTGaggagggaaaaggcacacaAGCCACAGAAAGCCTGGTGCTTAGCAACAAAGGAACAGAGCAACCTGACTCGCCAGAAGAGACCTTCTCCAGTGAAGATGAGGTGGGAGGAAACAAGGTGCTCAGAGACAAGACTTTCTTGCGGAGCAACCAAGAAGATTTTAGGCTTAGTTTGGAGGCCAGGGAATGCAATAGCATGATGGCAAACAAGGTGAAGGAGCACAATCGCAGCTGCATATTTGAGTACACATTCATCCACGAGGAAGTCAACACAGTCAGAGCTGTCTGTAGCAGTCCTGTTGTTCCCTGTGACCTCAAGGGGATAAAATGTCACAGAAGCCCCCGTCCTTTCGATTTGACATTCTGCAAGTTGTCCAAGTCCGGCCAGCTCACTCCTAACTGCAATTATCTGACTTTCATTCTGGAAAGGGTCATTGTCATAACCTGTAATGGCATGAACCTCCGTTTAACATCTATACAGTGA